A single Triticum dicoccoides isolate Atlit2015 ecotype Zavitan chromosome 2A, WEW_v2.0, whole genome shotgun sequence DNA region contains:
- the LOC119353040 gene encoding UDP-glycosyltransferase 88B1-like: MDGAAATWTPRKQVVLYPSPGMGHLVSMIELGKVLAARGLAITIVIVSLPFVDTGARGPFLAGVTAANPSVSFHCLPQVQVPPLDSNHPEAVTYEVAGLSVPHLRGFLAGASPAVLVVDFFCSIALDVAAELGVPGYCFFTSPAEALAFFLYFPVLHARSAASFQEMGEELVHVPGIPALPATHLPKPLMDRDDAAYRWSLRVSPDLCRSQGIIVNTFRSLEPRAVDAVAAGFCTPPGLPTPPVYCIGPLIKSEEVGVKRGHECLAWLDTQLTASVVFLCFGSLGVFDARQIREVAIGLEASGKRFLWVVRSPPNDDPAKKFEEPPEPDLDALLPEGFLDRTKGTGLVVKSWAPQRDVLAHGAVGGFVTHCGWNSVLEAVMAGVPMLAWPLYAEQRMNRVFLEEELGLAVAVDGYDKEMVEADEVAAKVRWLIDSDGGRVLRERTTAAMGRAREALREGGESNLMLTRLVEGWMLGDMGRGFS, translated from the coding sequence ATGGACGGTGCCGCAGCCACCTGGACGCCCCGGAAGCAGGTGGTGCTGTACCCATCGCCCGGCATGGGCCACCTGGTCTCCATGATCGAGCTCGGCAAGGTCCTCGCGGCTCGCGGCCtcgccatcaccatcgtcatcgtgaGCCTGCCGTTCGTCGACACCGGGGCCAGGGGGCCGTTCCTGGCCGGCGTCACCGCGGCCAACCCCTCCGTCTCCTTCCACTGCCTCCCGCAGGTCCAGGTCCCGCCGCTCGACTCCAACCACCCCGAGGCGGTCACCTACGAGGTCGCCGGCCTCTCCGTCCCGCACCTCCGCGGCTTCCTCGCCGGCGCCTCCCCGGCTGTCCTCGTCGTCGACTTCTTCTGCAGCATCGCGCTCGACGTCGCCGCGGAGCTCGGCGTCCCAGGGTACTGTTTCTTCACGTCTCCCGCCGAGGCCCTGGCTTTTTTCCTGTATTTTCCGGTCCTGCATGCTCGGAGCGCCGCCAGCTTTCAGGAGATGGGGGAGGAGCTCGTGCACGTGCCGGGGATCCCCGCGCTGCCGGCGACGCACTTGCCCAAGCCGCTGATGGACCGTGACGACGCGGCATACAGATGGTCCCTGAGAGTCTCCCCCGACCTCTGCCGCTCCCAGGGCATCATCGTCAACACCTTCCGCTCGCTCGAGCCACGCGCCgtggacgccgtcgccgccgggTTCTGCACGCCTCCCGGCCTCCCGACGCCGCCCGTCTACTGCATCGGGCCGCTGATAAAGTCGGAGGAGGTGGGCGTGAAGCGCGGCCACGAGTGCCTGGCATGGCTGGACACGCAGCTGACGGCCAGCGTGGTGTTCCTCTGTTTCGGCAGCCTCGGCGTGTTCGACGCAAGGCAGATCAGAGAGGTTGCCATCGGTCTGGAGGCGAGCGGCAAGAGGTTCCTGTGGGTCGTGCGGAGCCCGCCCAACGACGACCCGGCCAAGAAGTTCGAGGAGCCGCCGGAGCCGGACCTCGACGCTCTCCTCCCGGAGGGCTTCCTGGACCGGACCAAGGGCACGGGCCTCGTCGTCAAGTCATGGGCGCCGCAGCGCGACGTGCTGGCTCACGGCGCCGTCGGCGGTTTTGTGACACACTGCGGGTGGAACTCCGTGCTCGAGGCGGTCATGGCCGGCGTGCCCATGCTGGCCTGGCCGCTGTACGCGGAGCAGCGGATGAACAGAGTGTTCCTGGAAGAGGAGCTCGGTCTGGCCGTGGCGGTGGATGGATATGACAAGGAGATGGTGGAAGCCGACGAGGTGGCGGCAAAGGTGAGGTGGTTGATCGACTCCGACGGTGGGAGGGTGCTTCGGGAGCGGACGACGGCGGCTATGGGACGGGCCAGGGAGGCGCTGCGCGAGGGTGGGGAGTCCAATTTGATGTTGACGCgactggtggagggctggatgcttGGCGACATGGGACGCGGGTTCAGCTGA